In the genome of Arachis hypogaea cultivar Tifrunner chromosome 9, arahy.Tifrunner.gnm2.J5K5, whole genome shotgun sequence, the window atccgTAGATGCGTAGATTATCGGGTGTATGAGTCAGAACCGATGACATTCTATGCTAAATGCACCCAGTATGGCACATGCTGTGATTAGTTGATCAGGGTGAGCAAAATGTCCAGGAAGTACTGTTGTGAGATAAGGAGGTACAATAGTAGTCACACCTGTACTAGGGCCACCATTTCTCAAGATCATTCGAAGTTGGATTCCAACACAATcgcagaagcaataaagccattGGTAGAAGTTGACCCGTCCATAAAGGTGAAATCAGTGATTGCAAAAGTACAGACGAAGTTTAACTACACCATAAGTTATCGCAAAATATGGTTGGCAAAACAGAAAGCAGTGGAGTCAATTTTTGGAGGTTGGAAAGCTTCGTACGAAGCTTTGccgatatggtttgaggccatgtgtcacaagGAGTCATCCGCAGTCGTTCATTTTGAGACAATGCCTGCGTATTAGGGGGATGATTTGGTTTCTAATATTCGTGTACGACACCGAAtcttctggagttattacccttgtATTAGAGCATTCAGACATTGCAAGCCAATAGTACAAGTAGACAGAACTCATTTGTATGGAAAATATAAGGGTTGTTTGTTGGTTGCAGTTTCACAGGATGGCAATAACAACATCGTGCCTATTGCACTTGCGATAGTTGAGGGAGAGACATCTGATACTTGGCACTTTTTTCTTAATAACTTGCGATAATATGTTGTGACACGTGATGGTGTGGGCCTGATCTCCGATCGGCACGAGTGCGAGACACGTTATCAGCGTTTACGCGAGTGGGGTGAGTAACCTGGCACAGGAGCCATGAATCCAAGCAGCTGGTTAAACGAACCCTGTTCACCTGATTCTTGGTGCGGGACACTCCAATATTGTTGATGTAGTGGATATAGTGGTGTGAAATAATCTGCAGAATGCGTGTCAGGAATGTATGATGTGAACTGCTCAGGCTCTTGTTGTGCTTGTGTTTATGTCAGTTGTGGTGGCGATTGCGATGGCGATGGTGGTGAAGCTGGTTGTTCTTGTTGATTATCCTGATTATGAATAGGATCACCCTCCTGATTCTCTTGCGGTACTATATCTTACAGATGCAAGTGGTCACCGTATGTACTTTGGTACCAATGCAAGTAGATTTCTAGCTGATGCTGTGAGGGCACCATGTGCTGGATAAGAACATGATCATACCGATTCGTCCAATGCATAACCTAAAATGAGTGGGTTCCAGACCAATCTTGATTCTTGGGACCTGTCAGAACTTCGTCGTGCGCTTCACCCAGATCCCACTCTCGATGAGGAACGCCCTGAGTCAAGCCAAACTGCCTCTTCAATCTATAAGATACATGCCACTCAATGCATTCAAAATATATAAGAGGAACTGTGGTACTCTAAATAGCTGAATGCTGATGGATGTCAGGAGTAAACACGTCTGGATTGATCTGACCAATAGCATAGGTCTCCCAAACAAACTGCACACATTATACAAGTAAAAGAGGATTACacatcgaataataataataaacaaacacAGCTACTTAATTACAACAAACATGTCCTTCTTGCAGATCATCCAGTGCTCTCCTAAAGTGAGCAAGGTTACGAAATCTGTAAGACCGATTCTCACGATTCCAGTTATGCCACCTGACATCAGATAATTCGTTAATTAACATTCatcaatcaaatataaaatacacatttttcaaagcatttaataattaaatttacctATTTACAATCGGAAAGAGTCGAGGATTGCCAGGAATCGGCGCAATAAATGGCAGACGGATCCAAGCCCAGGTAAGCAAAAGTGTCAGCGGATCATCAATCTCCTTATGGTCGACACGAGTTGCCCTACACAACGCTCTATACAGGTGTGCTAGGCATGTCGAGCCCCAACTAAAATGTATGATCCTGGCAAAGTTAAGGAGTAACGACAGAAACTTCCAGTGCACCCCTGTCCCAAA includes:
- the LOC112709540 gene encoding protein MAIN-LIKE 2-like, giving the protein MEYHSYGSPWCFSGYDGYDEKIGQSNLKTDVVLILGLPTNGLPITGPTLSSYKTLKAKCLDQFGVAPRKADCRGSFIKLTWIRGLKYHLVLVDDIQIQRIIHFSWGSTCLAHLYRALCRATRVDHKEIDDPLTLLLTWAWIRLPFIAPIPGNPRLFPIVNRWHNWNRENRSYRFRNLAHFRRALDDLQEGHFVWETYAIGQINPDVLKRQFGLTQGVPHREWDLGEAHDEVLTGPKNQDWSGTHSF